In Chiloscyllium punctatum isolate Juve2018m chromosome 52, sChiPun1.3, whole genome shotgun sequence, a single genomic region encodes these proteins:
- the LOC140470747 gene encoding histone H4 has translation MSGRGKGGKGLGKGGAKRHRKVLRDNIQGITKPAIRRLARRGGVKRISGLIYEETRGVLKVFLENVIRDAVTYTEHAKRKTVTAMDVVYALKRQGRTLYGFGG, from the coding sequence ATGTCTGGAAGAGGTAAAGGAGGCAAAGGCCTGGGAAAAGGCGGAGCGAAGCGGCACCGCAAAGTGCTCCGTGATAACATCCAGGGTATCACCAAACCAGCCATCCGGCGCCTGGCTCGCCGTGGCGGGGTCAAGCGCATCTCGGGCTTGATCTACGAGGAGACCCGCGGGGTGCTGAAGGTTTTCCTGGAGAATGTGATCAGGGATGCGGTCACCTACACTGAGCACGCCAAGCGCAAGACCGTCACCGCCATGGATGTGGTGTACGCTCTGAAACGCCAGGGCCGCACTCTCTATGGATTCGGCGGCTGA